TCGCGCTCTCCATTACTGGATACGCTTCATGGATACCGAACTTGTTGTATGTCGACTATTTTGTGTTGAATTGGGGCCGCAAATAGGCGCCTTTGGTTCTAAAGCATTTGTAGTTTTGGGCGCCATATTGACTCTCCCCTCTTGTCGCACACAGTTTAAGAATCGCGAATTAATCGCCTTCAGCCTAACGACGAAGAGACTAACAATGACAAGTAGCAGGTCTCGGAGTCGTTGAGTCTCAGTTGACGACAGCTTATTACGTCTTATTCTCCATCTAATCGACGGGATCTACCTTCTTAACAACCTTAGCCGGGACGCCCACAGCCACCGAGTAATCAGGAATATCTCTGTTCACGAGGGCTCCGGCGCCAATCGTGCAGCCCTTGCCGATCTTGACTCCCGGCAGCACGGTGACGTTTGCTCCGATCCAGCAGTCATCCCCGATGGTGATGGGCTCCGCGTACTCGATGTTGTCTCTTCTCGACTGCAAGCCTGTCTCGTGCGTCGCCGTGATGAGGCTGACGCCCGTCGCGAACATGACTCTGTCGCCGATGGTGACATGGGCACAGTCAAGAATGACGCAGCTTAAGGTGTGTTGTTATTAGCATGCCGGATGTCACGCAATAGATAGCATGACCCGAGTGAACCTCGCGCAGAGCCAACGATAGTGAAATGGGTGTTGGAGAGGAACATACTTGAAGTTGGCGTAGAAACGGTCTCCGACGGTGATGTTGCAGCCGTAGTCGACCTGCAAGCTGGGCTCGATGTAGACATCCTCCCCGATCTTGCCGAACAGCTCCTTGATCATGCCCACCCTCGTGCTAGCAACCTCGTCGGCGGACGCGCTCTCATCCGGGACGTACGTGTTGAAGCGCTGGGCCAGGCGTCTGGCACGGTTCCTCGATGCGACCAGCTCGGGCGCCATGCAGCTGTAGAGCATGCCCGACACCATCTTCTCGTAGTCGTCGCACCAGGGCACCCGCTCCAGCGTCCTCGCGTGGGCGATGGCATTCTCGTCTTTCGCCGTCCGGACCGGGGGAACCATGATGGCAGCACTGTCAGCGTGTTTTGATTATGAGATGTAGAGACCTGCGATCAGAAAATGGGTGCCGACACCAAGTCGAACGAATTTGGGATCCCGTCGCCTTTATAAATTT
This genomic interval from Colletotrichum higginsianum IMI 349063 chromosome 9, whole genome shotgun sequence contains the following:
- a CDS encoding Galactoside O-acetyltransferase gives rise to the protein MVPPVRTAKDENAIAHARTLERVPWCDDYEKMVSGMLYSCMAPELVASRNRARRLAQRFNTYVPDESASADEVASTRVGMIKELFGKIGEDVYIEPSLQVDYGCNITVGDRFYANFNCVILDCAHVTIGDRVMFATGVSLITATHETGLQSRRDNIEYAEPITIGDDCWIGANVTVLPGVKIGKGCTIGAGALVNRDIPDYSVAVGVPAKVVKKVDPVD